The Gammaproteobacteria bacterium nucleotide sequence TTCGCGTCTGATTCCAGTCGGATGTTCGGCGGCGCTTACCAGCTCGCCTTAACCAAGCCTGGGACATCCCCACGCATGGCAGCTTCGCGCAGTTTGTTCCGACCCAGACCAAACTTGCGATAATAACCGCGGCTACGACCGCTGTCGCGGCAACGATTCCGCATCCGGCACGGGCTGGCATTGCGTGGTAGTGCGTGGAATCTGGCTTGCGCCTCATCACGCTCTTCATCGCTCAAATTGAGATCCAACATGCGACTCTTCAGTTCAGCTCGTTTTACAGCAAACTTAGCAACCAAACTTGCGCGCTTGACCTCGCGATTTACCATGCTCTTTTTAGCCATGTACCTTAACCTTTAAATGGGAAGTTGAACGCTGCCAACAATGCGCGAGCTTCTGCGTCAGTCTTGGCGGTCGTCGTAAAAGTGATATCCATACCACGGAGTGCGTCGATCTTTTCGTATTCGATTTCAGGGAA carries:
- the rpsN gene encoding 30S ribosomal protein S14; its protein translation is MAKKSMVNREVKRASLVAKFAVKRAELKSRMLDLNLSDEERDEAQARFHALPRNASPCRMRNRCRDSGRSRGYYRKFGLGRNKLREAAMRGDVPGLVKASW